A genomic stretch from Methanomassiliicoccales archaeon includes:
- a CDS encoding ATP-dependent DNA helicase: MEGSSSDRGKDIQRDLFPFSKARKGQDLFLKHARECVKHGIHLFAHAPTGLGKTAVSIAAALEHILQSEGTLFFLTARQSQHAAAIETAKRIHEREEIRATDIIAQEDMCLATREKRLQCKNNDACFFSKEIPKEIIDRLLARPLHVQELIRLCLKEGVCPYFAATRAMARSNLVVCDYNHFFAFNSRPILDKIGKKISESVIIIDEGHNLPRRIIENHTGMLTMHSIQRALNSKSLEKFREDIDILRIAFLKILSAHSDKERLNTKDLDDMLITNACTDTEGLACEISEDLEPYELLKHHNLIDFLSMWHRFGESSIRYVDRSSRSIIVRLIDPSLISRPIFDAARCVIVMSGTLHPPEMFADLLGVEKRCACRRYPSPFPAENRLILAMPQVSSKYRMRSQTTYSDMARIITDISTVVQGNILCFFPSYEFLNNIESRIDSIKSARRILIEKREHKKNEKEAMIAELARNPHCLLLATIGGSFSEGVDFKNNIISCVIIVGFPMNPPSIETDAIKERFEKKIGKKRAELYFDIYPAISKVLQAAGRAIRSENDRALIALLDERYANPAIKSAFPEDFQIMIFQDSMRRIHDFCRMENKKEFQINSIEESILADKNQ; encoded by the coding sequence ATGGAAGGATCATCGAGTGATCGTGGTAAAGATATCCAAAGAGACCTTTTTCCTTTCAGCAAGGCGCGAAAAGGCCAGGATCTGTTTCTTAAACATGCTAGGGAATGCGTCAAACACGGGATTCATCTCTTTGCGCACGCTCCAACAGGACTCGGTAAAACTGCTGTGAGCATCGCAGCAGCACTAGAGCATATCTTGCAAAGCGAGGGGACTCTTTTCTTCCTAACTGCGAGACAGTCTCAACACGCGGCCGCAATTGAAACAGCCAAGAGAATTCACGAAAGGGAAGAGATTAGGGCCACAGACATCATCGCCCAAGAAGATATGTGCCTGGCAACAAGAGAAAAGCGCCTTCAGTGTAAAAACAACGATGCCTGCTTTTTCTCGAAGGAAATCCCGAAAGAAATTATCGACAGACTTCTTGCACGGCCCTTGCATGTGCAGGAGCTGATAAGGCTTTGTCTCAAGGAAGGTGTTTGCCCTTATTTTGCGGCGACACGCGCAATGGCCCGGTCAAATCTCGTCGTCTGTGATTATAATCACTTCTTCGCATTCAATTCACGACCAATTCTCGATAAGATCGGAAAGAAGATTTCCGAATCGGTCATCATCATCGATGAAGGCCACAATCTGCCAAGAAGAATCATCGAGAATCATACTGGAATGCTGACCATGCATTCAATTCAACGAGCACTGAATTCAAAATCTCTCGAGAAATTTCGCGAAGATATTGATATCCTCAGGATCGCTTTTCTCAAGATATTATCAGCGCACTCGGATAAGGAGCGGCTTAACACGAAAGACCTAGACGATATGCTCATCACCAATGCTTGCACGGATACAGAAGGGCTTGCGTGTGAAATTTCAGAAGACCTTGAACCTTATGAATTATTGAAACATCACAATCTCATCGATTTTCTTTCAATGTGGCATCGATTTGGCGAATCCAGTATCAGATACGTCGACAGGAGCTCGAGATCGATCATTGTGCGCTTAATCGATCCATCCTTGATATCGAGGCCGATATTCGACGCGGCACGATGTGTGATCGTAATGAGCGGTACACTTCACCCCCCGGAAATGTTTGCGGATCTTCTCGGCGTGGAAAAAAGATGCGCGTGTCGGCGATATCCATCGCCATTTCCCGCAGAGAATCGCCTGATTCTTGCGATGCCCCAAGTTTCTTCGAAATACCGGATGCGTTCGCAGACCACTTATTCGGATATGGCAAGAATCATCACCGACATCTCAACGGTCGTGCAGGGCAACATCCTCTGCTTCTTTCCATCCTATGAGTTTTTGAATAATATTGAATCAAGGATAGATTCGATAAAGTCGGCAAGACGTATTTTGATCGAAAAACGAGAACACAAAAAGAACGAAAAAGAAGCTATGATCGCGGAATTGGCACGCAATCCTCACTGTTTACTACTCGCAACGATCGGAGGGTCATTTTCTGAGGGTGTCGACTTCAAGAATAACATCATATCCTGCGTGATCATCGTTGGCTTTCCGATGAATCCTCCGTCAATCGAAACTGATGCAATAAAAGAACGATTCGAGAAAAAGATAGGAAAGAAAAGAGCGGAACTCTATTTCGATATCTATCCTGCTATTTCGAAGGTGCTTCAGGCGGCAGGACGGGCGATTAGAAGTGAAAATGATCGCGCCCTCATCGCACTGCTCGATGAACGATACGCAAATCCCGCCATCAAAAGTGCTTTCCCCGAGGATTTTCAGATTATGATTTTTCAAGATTCGATGAGAAGGATCCATGATTTCTGCAGGATGGAGAACAAAAAAGAATTTCAAATTAATTCGATTGAAGAATCGATTCTCGCTGACAAAAATCAATAA
- the radB gene encoding DNA repair and recombination protein RadB — MDRISFGCAALDSMLDGGIETGCLTLIYGEAGTGKTSLCLLLSCNIVKCGKKVAYIDTEGVSLDRLRQIAGGDFDVVVKNILFSEVHSFDEQEKMVDRAVKMAEGNPDIGLIVLDSATMYYRLTSRQEERSERRSIANQTVKLLSVARKMSIPILLTSQVYTDVEKGTYEALGGHALHHNAKAIIRLEKLSPGKRRAVLVKHRHLPEGRTAEFTLTDQGISC, encoded by the coding sequence GTGGATAGGATCTCGTTCGGATGCGCCGCGCTGGACTCGATGCTCGACGGAGGTATTGAGACTGGCTGTTTGACTCTCATTTACGGGGAAGCCGGTACAGGCAAGACAAGCCTTTGCCTTCTCCTTTCATGCAATATCGTCAAGTGTGGGAAGAAAGTCGCATACATCGATACAGAAGGCGTCTCTCTCGATCGGTTGCGTCAAATCGCTGGTGGCGATTTCGATGTAGTCGTGAAGAACATTTTGTTCAGTGAGGTTCACAGCTTTGATGAGCAGGAGAAAATGGTCGACAGAGCAGTCAAGATGGCCGAGGGTAATCCCGACATCGGTCTGATCGTCCTCGATTCCGCAACGATGTATTACCGCTTGACGAGCAGACAGGAAGAGCGGTCCGAGAGGAGATCGATCGCGAATCAGACAGTCAAACTGCTTAGCGTTGCAAGGAAAATGAGCATTCCCATATTGCTGACATCTCAGGTTTACACGGACGTGGAGAAAGGCACGTACGAAGCGCTAGGTGGCCATGCACTGCATCATAACGCAAAAGCGATTATACGCCTAGAGAAACTGTCGCCTGGGAAAAGAAGAGCAGTCCTCGTTAAACATAGACATCTTCCTGAAGGTCGGACTGCAGAATTTACCCTCACAGACCAGGGCATCTCATGCTGA
- a CDS encoding DUF92 domain-containing protein gives MSPAETFVLLLLLCALLSILAYRFKLLTASGSIASIVVGLIIGWFGSITWLLILIVFVLLGFLVTKYKIQLKMAKGLQEGKRGERTYPNVLANGFVPAIIALFSYSLNMQDEMITEIAYLSAISVAAADTTASELGVLSPRTYLITNFSRVKPGTNGGVSLAGTLWAVAAATFASVIGWFAIVPGMSIDAMVLIPIFAGVFGCTIDSIIGATLENRGFVSKLGTNVISMFAGAVVGVIICQIIQ, from the coding sequence GTGTCTCCGGCCGAGACCTTTGTCCTGTTGCTGCTGCTCTGCGCTCTTCTCTCGATCCTGGCCTACAGATTCAAATTGCTCACCGCGAGCGGCAGTATTGCATCGATCGTCGTAGGGCTTATTATTGGCTGGTTCGGATCGATCACCTGGCTGCTCATCCTGATCGTTTTCGTACTCCTCGGATTTCTTGTCACTAAGTACAAGATACAGCTCAAAATGGCGAAAGGATTACAGGAAGGTAAAAGAGGAGAGAGGACCTATCCTAACGTCCTCGCCAACGGATTTGTGCCAGCAATCATCGCATTATTCTCGTACTCTCTGAACATGCAAGACGAAATGATAACGGAAATCGCTTACCTTTCGGCGATTAGCGTCGCAGCGGCCGATACCACGGCAAGCGAGCTCGGCGTATTGAGCCCTCGGACCTATCTAATAACGAATTTCAGTCGAGTGAAGCCCGGCACGAATGGAGGGGTCTCTCTGGCGGGAACACTCTGGGCTGTTGCAGCAGCAACCTTCGCATCGGTTATTGGCTGGTTTGCGATTGTACCAGGAATGTCGATTGACGCGATGGTGCTTATACCGATCTTTGCTGGTGTCTTTGGATGTACGATAGATAGCATCATCGGTGCGACGCTAGAAAACCGCGGATTTGTTTCAAAGCTTGGAACCAATGTCATTTCAATGTTCGCCGGCGCCGTGGTCGGTGTGATCATCTGCCAGATAATTCAATAG
- a CDS encoding polyprenyl synthetase family protein, which produces MSILSEMRGIIERVDRNLMSYLEEGKPEKLMRAVRHYPEAGGKRLRPLVAYLVAEAVGRDGERSIPFGCALEIIHNFTLIHDDIIDQDPMRRGRPAVHVLFDIPTAIIAGDAMFARGFEVIGKTETTPERLNRLYAITSKTVWLIAEGQQMDFDFETRNDVTPQEYLEMVEKKTAVLFACAAEGGAIIAAGSEIQIEEMREYGRMLGIAFQIWDDVLGITGEEEKLGKPVGSDIRNGKRTLIVLHALKELDNRKDEAGKEFLVSTLGNEKANDEKIREVLDMLRDLGSIDYAKEIALSFVEKAKANLECLDDSKEKEMLSALVDFAVGRKR; this is translated from the coding sequence ATGAGTATTCTATCGGAAATGAGGGGAATCATCGAACGAGTTGATAGGAATTTGATGTCATATCTTGAAGAGGGAAAACCAGAGAAACTGATGAGAGCCGTACGCCATTATCCCGAAGCCGGAGGAAAGAGATTAAGGCCGCTAGTTGCGTATCTCGTCGCCGAAGCTGTTGGTCGTGATGGTGAAAGATCTATTCCATTTGGATGCGCGCTTGAAATCATTCATAATTTCACGCTGATCCACGATGACATTATCGACCAGGACCCCATGAGAAGGGGGAGACCAGCAGTTCACGTCCTCTTTGACATTCCGACAGCGATTATCGCTGGAGATGCGATGTTCGCGCGTGGATTCGAGGTTATCGGTAAAACTGAGACAACGCCAGAACGATTGAATCGATTATACGCAATTACTTCTAAGACGGTTTGGTTGATTGCCGAAGGGCAGCAAATGGACTTCGATTTCGAAACGAGGAATGATGTGACGCCACAAGAATACTTAGAAATGGTTGAAAAGAAAACCGCGGTTTTATTCGCTTGCGCGGCAGAAGGGGGTGCGATTATCGCCGCGGGATCGGAAATCCAGATAGAAGAGATGAGAGAGTACGGGAGGATGCTTGGCATCGCCTTCCAGATTTGGGATGATGTTCTCGGGATCACAGGAGAAGAAGAAAAACTGGGAAAGCCGGTCGGATCAGACATCAGGAACGGTAAGCGGACGCTCATCGTTCTCCATGCATTGAAAGAACTCGATAACAGAAAAGACGAGGCAGGTAAAGAGTTTCTTGTCTCCACGTTGGGCAACGAAAAGGCAAACGATGAGAAAATACGCGAGGTTCTTGATATGCTTCGCGATCTCGGCAGTATTGATTATGCGAAGGAGATCGCACTTTCTTTCGTAGAAAAGGCGAAGGCGAATCTTGAATGTCTCGACGATAGCAAAGAAAAGGAAATGCTATCAGCGCTCGTCGATTTCGCCGTCGGAAGAAAAAGATGA
- a CDS encoding DUF835 domain-containing protein — translation MMQVILRQGNLYMLQGRDPSKLFNLCNNTKNQGGKILCITRIHPNQLKEEYGIPQDQTIWISQTVGSRNINPQNMGILTETVVRFLSTNVKSIVFLEGLEYLMAQNDFTKILKFINHVYEAVAINKSIMVFSMDPRAFSAREIAFLEKCAVAIDENDEVIIRMSD, via the coding sequence ATGATGCAAGTAATTCTTAGGCAAGGAAACCTCTACATGCTGCAGGGAAGAGATCCCAGCAAGTTGTTCAATCTTTGCAATAACACCAAAAATCAGGGTGGCAAGATACTCTGTATTACGAGAATTCATCCTAATCAACTAAAAGAGGAATACGGAATTCCACAAGACCAAACCATTTGGATTTCACAAACGGTGGGATCGCGGAATATCAACCCGCAGAATATGGGAATCCTAACAGAGACCGTCGTTCGATTTCTTTCAACAAATGTCAAATCGATCGTTTTTCTCGAGGGACTAGAATATCTTATGGCACAGAACGATTTTACCAAGATATTGAAGTTCATCAACCATGTATACGAAGCGGTCGCGATAAACAAGAGCATTATGGTCTTCTCGATGGATCCCCGTGCCTTCTCAGCGAGGGAGATAGCGTTTCTCGAAAAATGCGCTGTTGCGATTGATGAGAATGATGAAGTTATTATCAGAATGTCTGATTAA
- a CDS encoding type 2 isopentenyl-diphosphate Delta-isomerase, with protein MTRIEKRKADHVEVSIEKDVSSHYNYWDDVKLVHNALPEVDLEEIDTSTTLFGRKLSFPLIVTAITGGYGKAAKINRNIAKACEELQIGMGVGSQRAALENGDESSYSVIKEFDIPLKIGNIGAPQLIKQRNKEAFDLSSIQKAFEMIDADLLSVHLNFLQEVVQPEGDTRARGCWEALRAIAKEFPVMVKETGAGISREVAERLKGTGIRGIDVSGAGGTSFSAVEKFRSERIGDERGVALGETYRDWGIPAPASVILANVGLPLIASGGVMNGLHIAKGIILGAQCAGVARSILAAAMDSAEAVVKKLKIMQLEFRTAMFLTGCARVSDFQKKEFIITGLTKDWLEQSRRRII; from the coding sequence ATGACGCGTATCGAAAAGAGAAAGGCTGACCATGTCGAGGTCTCAATTGAAAAGGATGTCAGTTCTCACTATAACTATTGGGACGACGTGAAACTCGTGCACAATGCTTTGCCAGAAGTCGACCTCGAGGAAATCGATACTTCGACGACACTTTTCGGCCGCAAACTCTCATTTCCTCTCATCGTCACCGCAATCACTGGAGGATACGGAAAGGCGGCGAAGATTAACAGAAATATTGCGAAAGCTTGTGAGGAACTCCAGATCGGAATGGGAGTTGGAAGCCAGCGTGCGGCGCTTGAAAACGGTGATGAAAGTAGCTATTCGGTGATCAAAGAATTCGACATCCCATTAAAGATTGGAAACATTGGAGCGCCACAATTGATAAAGCAACGAAACAAAGAGGCATTTGATCTCTCTTCGATCCAGAAGGCTTTTGAAATGATCGATGCCGATCTGCTGAGCGTCCATCTCAATTTTTTGCAAGAAGTTGTGCAGCCTGAAGGGGACACACGAGCGAGAGGGTGTTGGGAAGCGCTTAGAGCAATCGCCAAGGAGTTTCCAGTGATGGTAAAGGAGACGGGCGCCGGCATTTCGAGGGAAGTAGCTGAGAGACTGAAAGGGACTGGGATCAGAGGCATTGATGTCTCTGGCGCCGGTGGAACAAGTTTTTCCGCCGTCGAAAAGTTCAGATCGGAGAGAATTGGTGATGAAAGAGGCGTAGCCTTGGGAGAGACCTACCGCGATTGGGGGATTCCCGCACCTGCTTCAGTCATATTGGCAAACGTTGGTCTTCCCCTGATCGCGAGCGGGGGGGTTATGAACGGCCTCCATATCGCCAAGGGCATTATACTGGGTGCTCAATGCGCTGGCGTTGCGAGATCGATTCTTGCCGCTGCGATGGACTCGGCAGAAGCAGTTGTCAAGAAATTGAAGATCATGCAATTAGAATTCAGAACTGCGATGTTTCTAACAGGCTGTGCCAGAGTTTCGGATTTTCAAAAAAAAGAGTTTATAATCACAGGACTGACGAAGGATTGGCTTGAACAGAGCAGGAGGAGGATTATATGA
- a CDS encoding isopentenyl phosphate kinase family protein — protein MILVKLGGSVITEKNQLRSFRRENVERLVEEIKNARKKIILVHGAGSFGHLLAYEYHLQKGFISSDQIPGLAKVMLDVRELNLNVMKVLEEKGIAAVSIPPSTSTRLNSGEIVHLDYDLFEQFIELDTMPVTFGDVCLDKKLKFGICSGDQLMEKLAIHFNAERAIFCTDVDGIFSSDPTSNPDARLIEEVDRSILDHIPKNSRYTDVTGSMFGKIERMIRIASRNCECLVINGNVPGRLEAALKGDSVKGTKVIGE, from the coding sequence ATGATCCTTGTAAAATTGGGCGGTAGCGTCATCACGGAAAAAAATCAGCTCAGGAGTTTTCGCAGAGAAAACGTCGAAAGGTTAGTCGAAGAAATAAAGAACGCGAGAAAGAAGATCATTCTCGTTCATGGTGCCGGATCTTTTGGCCACTTGCTTGCTTATGAATATCATCTGCAAAAGGGTTTTATCTCAAGCGACCAGATACCTGGTCTCGCGAAGGTTATGCTCGATGTGAGGGAACTCAACTTGAATGTCATGAAGGTCCTCGAGGAGAAGGGCATCGCTGCTGTCTCTATACCTCCGAGCACTTCAACGAGATTGAATTCGGGTGAAATTGTCCATCTTGATTACGACTTGTTTGAACAATTCATCGAACTTGATACGATGCCGGTGACGTTCGGCGACGTCTGCCTCGATAAGAAACTGAAATTCGGAATTTGCTCTGGCGATCAGCTCATGGAAAAACTTGCGATTCATTTCAACGCGGAAAGGGCGATATTCTGCACGGACGTCGATGGCATCTTCTCATCCGATCCAACATCGAATCCCGATGCCAGATTGATCGAGGAAGTCGATCGATCAATTCTCGATCACATACCAAAGAATTCTAGGTACACCGATGTGACAGGAAGCATGTTTGGAAAAATTGAGCGAATGATACGAATCGCCTCAAGGAATTGCGAATGTCTCGTAATCAATGGCAATGTTCCTGGAAGGCTTGAGGCCGCACTCAAAGGAGATTCCGTGAAAGGAACAAAGGTAATTGGTGAATGA
- a CDS encoding Kae1-associated serine/threonine protein kinase, which produces MWMGRSVIVKSRVPKSYRHPELDRHLRSLRTKNEARLIREARQFGVPTPIIYDIDLQKAELVMEKIEGERVKDALSKADDRDIAKICKEIGRLTAVLHRNGIAHGDLTTSNMILRDGKIWLIDFSLGEKNAKIEELGVDFHLLKEAFLSAHSEIFDKFQIVIDSYREHFENADAVIKRMKEIESRGRYT; this is translated from the coding sequence ATGTGGATGGGGCGGAGTGTCATCGTCAAGAGCAGAGTGCCAAAGAGTTATAGACACCCTGAACTCGATCGTCATCTACGTTCTCTGCGGACGAAAAATGAGGCGAGACTCATACGTGAGGCGCGACAATTTGGGGTACCGACGCCAATCATTTACGACATCGATCTTCAGAAAGCAGAATTGGTAATGGAGAAGATTGAAGGCGAAAGGGTTAAAGATGCGCTTTCAAAAGCGGATGATAGGGATATCGCGAAAATCTGTAAGGAGATCGGTCGGCTAACTGCGGTGCTTCATAGAAATGGAATCGCGCATGGAGATCTAACAACATCGAACATGATCCTTCGTGATGGTAAGATCTGGCTCATCGATTTCTCGCTCGGCGAAAAAAATGCCAAGATCGAAGAACTCGGTGTTGATTTTCATCTATTGAAGGAGGCGTTTCTCTCTGCACATTCGGAAATATTTGACAAATTCCAGATCGTGATCGATTCCTACAGGGAACACTTTGAAAATGCCGATGCGGTCATCAAACGAATGAAGGAAATTGAGAGCAGGGGGCGCTATACTTAA
- a CDS encoding zinc ribbon domain-containing protein, protein MAISWDTTVIAVGVAVLAIVVFFELRYMRSRRKDKIETVLLRDEAYNALITTSAVSKALKEKKKDTTDADRLIFEAERAYQRRDYSTCKELTDRAREALRQAKSKELEVFEEIASTPAPQEEEPVVPFQEVKKLPVNYIESKFMIESARIGIETANQRGMDTTAARAYLESAQKYFANTEYTEALKYAYKAKRCTEGQAVERLVTAEKKGTEEELKPQSVEEEKCPQCGASIRSVDNFCGKCGVKIIRIPKCPSCSAEVDPSDNFCRRCGTKLKEP, encoded by the coding sequence ATGGCTATTTCGTGGGATACGACAGTCATTGCCGTCGGCGTGGCGGTATTGGCAATCGTCGTCTTCTTTGAGCTGAGATATATGAGATCAAGAAGGAAAGACAAGATCGAGACGGTGCTGTTGCGCGATGAAGCATATAATGCTCTGATTACAACCAGCGCTGTTTCAAAAGCTCTGAAGGAAAAGAAAAAGGATACGACGGACGCGGATCGTCTGATTTTCGAAGCGGAGAGAGCTTATCAAAGAAGAGATTATTCAACTTGCAAGGAATTAACCGACAGAGCCAGGGAAGCGCTCAGGCAAGCAAAATCGAAGGAGCTCGAGGTCTTTGAGGAGATCGCTTCAACGCCTGCACCGCAGGAGGAAGAGCCAGTTGTTCCCTTCCAAGAGGTCAAGAAACTGCCTGTGAATTACATCGAATCGAAGTTCATGATCGAGAGTGCAAGAATAGGCATTGAGACAGCGAATCAGAGGGGCATGGATACAACGGCTGCGAGGGCTTATTTGGAGAGTGCTCAGAAATATTTTGCGAATACCGAATACACAGAAGCGCTCAAATACGCGTACAAGGCAAAAAGATGCACAGAGGGGCAAGCGGTCGAACGGCTCGTGACGGCTGAGAAGAAAGGCACCGAGGAGGAATTGAAACCGCAATCTGTCGAAGAAGAGAAATGTCCACAATGCGGGGCATCAATTAGGTCAGTAGATAATTTTTGTGGAAAGTGTGGCGTAAAAATCATTCGGATTCCAAAATGTCCCTCTTGTTCCGCTGAGGTCGATCCTTCCGATAACTTCTGCAGACGATGCGGTACAAAATTGAAGGAACCTTAG
- a CDS encoding MFS transporter, translating to MESDDLKRLSPRRATTIALTLFLTTLIGYIARANVSVALPFVADEYGWKSEQLGELGGVLLGIFLVGYGISNVFISPLIDYFGPKKSLIFTVLAWSILTFLTGFFGTFVMVFILARFFLGLSQGTLFPSASKVVGTWFPPSGRARVNALYLSSGFLSNLLVPLLLLPLIVATSWQFMFYAVGAVGLILLIPLWRCLCDYPDETRSRTASHISMRSLIKLTKENLSEAIRLKGLFTITFSFLAINLAWWGLSLWLPTYFIVAKGFSVEELVWGASLPYIGGLCGMYTGSWISDRTGRRVETAFTFAMIDAIFLLLLIITFPHDLVVFVVGAIFFFLGVMAPTSFTLLQSIAPPRLIGSATGIMNGIANGGAVFGPILLGLAVAFTSSYDIGLITMAIFQIIGALLLLVFLRVTRETKYH from the coding sequence GTGGAAAGTGATGATTTAAAACGATTATCGCCACGACGTGCGACAACGATTGCATTGACCCTCTTTCTTACAACCCTCATCGGCTACATTGCAAGAGCAAATGTTTCTGTCGCGCTTCCATTTGTGGCCGATGAATATGGGTGGAAGTCTGAGCAGCTCGGAGAACTCGGCGGAGTTTTACTTGGCATCTTTCTAGTTGGATATGGAATTTCAAATGTCTTTATCAGCCCGCTTATTGATTATTTCGGACCGAAGAAAAGTCTTATTTTCACCGTTCTAGCCTGGTCGATTTTGACCTTTCTCACTGGTTTTTTTGGTACTTTCGTTATGGTCTTCATTTTGGCAAGATTCTTTCTTGGCCTTTCACAAGGTACGCTCTTTCCCAGCGCGAGTAAGGTCGTCGGGACATGGTTTCCGCCCTCAGGTCGGGCACGAGTCAACGCTCTGTATCTGAGTTCAGGATTCTTATCAAATCTCCTCGTACCACTTCTCCTTCTCCCATTGATCGTTGCAACAAGCTGGCAGTTCATGTTTTATGCAGTAGGCGCAGTTGGTCTTATTCTTTTGATTCCACTCTGGAGGTGTCTATGCGATTATCCCGATGAAACTCGATCTCGGACGGCATCACATATATCCATGCGTTCTCTTATCAAGCTGACAAAGGAGAACTTGAGCGAAGCGATAAGGCTCAAAGGTCTTTTCACCATTACTTTTTCGTTTCTCGCGATCAACTTGGCATGGTGGGGTCTTTCTCTCTGGCTTCCCACTTATTTCATCGTTGCCAAAGGGTTTTCCGTTGAGGAGTTAGTCTGGGGTGCTTCACTTCCTTATATAGGGGGCCTCTGTGGTATGTATACTGGATCGTGGATTAGTGATCGGACAGGAAGGCGTGTTGAGACAGCGTTTACCTTCGCGATGATCGACGCGATTTTCCTTCTGCTCTTGATCATCACATTTCCCCACGATCTTGTCGTTTTTGTCGTTGGTGCGATTTTCTTCTTCCTGGGTGTCATGGCACCTACATCGTTCACGCTTTTACAAAGCATTGCTCCGCCGCGATTGATTGGAAGTGCAACAGGGATTATGAATGGTATTGCAAACGGTGGAGCGGTATTTGGACCGATTCTCCTTGGGTTGGCAGTCGCATTCACTTCTTCTTATGACATCGGTCTCATCACTATGGCAATTTTCCAAATTATTGGCGCTTTACTCCTACTTGTATTTCTTAGAGTCACGCGCGAAACTAAATATCATTGA